One part of the Streptomyces sp. AM 2-1-1 genome encodes these proteins:
- a CDS encoding cysteine desulfurase-like protein, protein MSYDVHAVRAQIPALKSGSARFDAPGGTQTPQPVIDAVVDALAHPLAVRGTQNEGERNAEAIVLGARSALADLLGADPRGIVFGRSSTQLTYDLARTLAKNWGPGDEVVVSRLDHDANIRPWIQAAEAVGASVRWAEFDPYSTELTAHHVADALSDRTRLVAVTGASNLVGTRPDLPAIADLVHRAGALLHVDAVHLAAHAPVELAAVGADFLVCSPYKFLGPHLGVLASRPELLETLHPDKLLPSTDAVPERLELGTLPYESLAAARAAVDFLATLAPAATPATASRRERLAAAFEAIETHEDALRVRIETGLAALDGITVRSRAALRTPTLLLTFPGRSAADASRHLAARGVDAPAGSFYALEASRHLGLGDGGGLRVGLAPYSSEEDADRLLDALADYLTATPVRA, encoded by the coding sequence ATGTCCTACGACGTCCACGCGGTCCGCGCGCAGATCCCCGCCCTGAAGTCCGGCTCGGCCCGCTTCGACGCCCCCGGGGGTACGCAGACCCCGCAGCCGGTGATCGACGCAGTCGTCGACGCGCTGGCCCACCCGCTCGCCGTACGGGGCACCCAGAACGAAGGCGAGCGCAACGCCGAGGCCATCGTCCTCGGTGCCCGCTCCGCACTCGCGGACCTGCTCGGGGCGGACCCGCGCGGCATCGTCTTCGGACGCAGCTCCACCCAGCTCACCTACGACCTCGCCCGCACCCTCGCGAAGAACTGGGGCCCCGGGGACGAGGTGGTGGTCAGCCGCCTCGACCACGACGCCAACATCCGCCCGTGGATCCAGGCCGCGGAAGCGGTGGGCGCGAGCGTCCGGTGGGCCGAATTCGACCCGTACAGCACAGAACTGACGGCCCACCACGTCGCCGACGCGCTCAGCGACCGCACCCGGCTGGTCGCCGTCACCGGCGCCTCCAACCTCGTCGGCACCCGCCCCGACCTGCCCGCGATCGCCGACCTGGTGCACCGCGCGGGCGCGCTGCTGCACGTGGACGCCGTGCACCTCGCCGCCCACGCCCCGGTCGAGCTCGCCGCCGTCGGAGCCGACTTCCTGGTGTGCTCCCCGTACAAGTTCCTCGGCCCGCACCTCGGCGTCCTGGCGAGCCGGCCCGAGCTGCTGGAGACCCTCCACCCCGACAAGCTGCTGCCGTCGACCGACGCGGTCCCCGAACGCCTCGAACTCGGCACCCTGCCCTACGAGTCGCTGGCCGCCGCCCGCGCCGCCGTGGACTTCCTCGCCACCCTCGCGCCCGCCGCCACCCCCGCCACCGCCTCCCGGCGCGAGCGCCTGGCCGCCGCCTTCGAGGCGATCGAGACCCACGAGGACGCCCTGCGCGTCCGCATCGAGACCGGCCTCGCCGCACTCGACGGCATCACCGTGCGCTCCCGCGCGGCCCTGCGCACCCCGACCCTGCTGCTCACCTTCCCCGGCCGCTCCGCCGCGGACGCCTCCCGCCACCTCGCCGCACGCGGGGTCGACGCGCCCGCCGGCTCCTTCTACGCCCTGGAGGCCAGCCGCCACCTCGGCCTCGGCGACGGCGGCGGGCTGCGCGTCGGCCTGGCGCCGTACAGCAGCGAGGAGGACGCCGACCGCCTGCTCGACGCCCTGGCCGACTACCTCACCGCCACCCCCGTCCGCGCCTGA
- a CDS encoding AAA family ATPase, whose product MVTDEGRAIGDARGSGAGDGAADGRATGRACGAGGEPTGAAGPRTGADPHALVPPTRARGTVVLLNGASSSGKSSIARALLASLDGSWFHLPVDAFHAMRGGSPLAAEDLPAEIDRTVKGFHRAVAGMAAAGNNLVVDLPLSRRWRLLDLLALLVPQDTVLVAVRCPLPELERREAARGDRTPGLAALQFPVVHAHGPHDLDVDTEAYGPEECARRVRDFLLVRPRPTAFESLRRTYLPGPAPTGPAQ is encoded by the coding sequence GTGGTGACCGACGAGGGGCGGGCGATCGGCGATGCGCGAGGAAGCGGAGCCGGAGACGGAGCCGCGGACGGGCGGGCGACCGGCAGGGCGTGCGGCGCCGGGGGAGAACCCACGGGGGCGGCGGGACCGCGTACGGGCGCCGATCCGCACGCCCTCGTGCCGCCGACCCGGGCCCGCGGCACGGTCGTCCTGCTGAACGGGGCCTCCAGCTCGGGCAAGTCGAGCATCGCCCGCGCGCTCCTCGCCTCGCTCGACGGGAGCTGGTTCCACCTGCCGGTGGATGCCTTCCACGCGATGCGCGGCGGCAGCCCCCTGGCGGCGGAGGACCTTCCGGCGGAGATCGACCGGACCGTCAAGGGGTTCCACCGCGCGGTGGCCGGGATGGCGGCGGCGGGGAACAACCTCGTCGTCGACCTCCCCCTCAGCCGTCGCTGGCGCCTGCTGGACCTGCTCGCGCTGCTGGTGCCGCAGGACACGGTGCTGGTGGCGGTCCGCTGCCCGCTGCCGGAACTCGAGCGCCGGGAGGCGGCGCGCGGCGACCGCACGCCGGGGCTGGCGGCGCTCCAGTTTCCCGTCGTCCACGCGCACGGTCCGCACGACCTCGACGTCGACACCGAGGCGTACGGCCCCGAGGAGTGCGCCCGGCGCGTCCGTGACTTCCTGCTGGTCCGCCCGCGCCCCACGGCCTTCGAGAGCCTGCGGCGTACGTACCTGCCCGGGCCGGCGCCGACCGGACCGGCTCAGTAG
- a CDS encoding HAD family hydrolase codes for MTTNPFDLVIFDCDGVLVDSERIYVTVDAAVMAELGAPFTEAEIIERFVGSSVEVLRAALEERLGRTLADDWDEPYTHLYHAALAELTPVDGIPEVLAALTIPYCLASNGSHRSIRRSLTTTALGHHFEGRVFSAADVARGKPAPDLFLHAARTLGADPARCAVIEDSAYGVAAARAAGMRSFGYSGGLTPAARLEGPGTVVFDDMRALPALLAAGY; via the coding sequence ATGACCACGAACCCCTTCGACCTGGTGATCTTCGACTGCGACGGCGTCCTGGTGGACAGCGAGCGCATCTACGTCACGGTGGACGCGGCCGTCATGGCGGAGCTGGGCGCGCCGTTCACCGAGGCCGAGATCATCGAACGGTTCGTGGGCTCCTCGGTGGAGGTGCTGCGGGCGGCGCTGGAGGAACGGCTCGGCAGGACGCTCGCCGACGACTGGGACGAGCCCTACACGCACCTCTACCACGCGGCGCTCGCCGAACTGACCCCGGTGGACGGCATTCCCGAGGTACTGGCGGCGCTCACCATCCCGTACTGCCTCGCCTCCAACGGCTCCCACCGCTCCATCCGCCGCAGCCTGACCACCACCGCCCTGGGCCACCACTTCGAGGGCCGCGTCTTCAGCGCCGCCGACGTCGCCCGGGGCAAGCCCGCCCCCGACCTGTTCCTGCACGCGGCCCGCACCCTGGGCGCCGACCCGGCACGCTGCGCGGTGATCGAGGACAGCGCGTACGGGGTCGCCGCCGCCCGCGCCGCCGGCATGCGGTCCTTCGGCTACAGCGGCGGGCTCACCCCGGCGGCCCGCCTCGAAGGCCCCGGCACCGTCGTCTTCGACGACATGCGCGCCCTGCCGGCGCTGCTGGCCGCCGGCTACTGA
- a CDS encoding FAD-dependent oxidoreductase translates to MSSGRSAEPRRETTDGGISFWFAQAGIPAPREPLPGDTHADVCIVGGGYTGLWTAYYLKKAVPFLHITVLEAAFCGYGASGRHGGRLSNGVAGRDRYARLHGHDAAVRLQRAMNDTVGEVVRDVTEEKIDADVHRGGALDVAYTPAQLARLKDHHSVEIAFGERDRVLRGARETAGRIGVRGAVGSTWTPHGARLHPVKLVTGLAAAVEALGVTVHESTPVTEIRPKHAVTPYGTVRAPYVLRCTEGYTAGVKGHRRTWIPLHSSMIVTEPLPAALWETLGWEGREILGDLAHTGPHATRTADDRIALGGRGVPYRYGSRTDDDGRTRPATVEALRGHLVRLFPATAGAAVDHAWSGVTGAARDWCASVGLDRSTGLGWAGGYVDSGVTTANLAARTLRDLIQQDSGQAGPTGLTALPWVNHRVRRWEPEPLRWLTVHGADAARRAADRRETATSRADSDPLARVADRIAGVR, encoded by the coding sequence ATGAGCAGCGGCAGATCCGCCGAGCCCCGCCGGGAGACCACCGACGGCGGCATATCGTTCTGGTTCGCACAGGCGGGCATCCCCGCCCCCCGCGAACCCCTGCCCGGCGACACCCACGCCGACGTGTGCATCGTCGGCGGCGGTTACACCGGGCTCTGGACGGCGTACTACCTGAAGAAGGCCGTCCCCTTCCTCCACATCACCGTGCTGGAAGCCGCGTTCTGCGGCTACGGCGCATCCGGCCGTCACGGCGGACGGCTCTCCAACGGCGTCGCGGGCCGCGACCGTTACGCGCGACTGCACGGCCACGACGCGGCGGTACGGCTCCAACGGGCCATGAACGACACGGTCGGTGAGGTCGTCCGGGACGTCACCGAGGAGAAGATCGACGCCGACGTCCACCGGGGCGGCGCCCTCGACGTCGCGTACACCCCCGCCCAGCTCGCCCGGCTCAAGGACCACCACTCCGTCGAGATCGCCTTCGGCGAGCGGGACCGGGTGCTGCGCGGCGCCCGCGAGACCGCCGGACGGATCGGGGTCAGGGGCGCGGTCGGCTCCACCTGGACCCCGCACGGCGCCCGCCTCCACCCGGTGAAGCTCGTCACCGGCCTCGCGGCGGCCGTCGAGGCGCTCGGCGTCACCGTCCACGAGTCGACGCCGGTCACCGAGATCCGGCCCAAGCACGCCGTGACCCCCTACGGCACGGTCCGCGCCCCGTACGTCCTGCGCTGCACCGAGGGGTACACCGCCGGCGTCAAGGGCCACCGGCGCACCTGGATCCCGCTCCACTCCTCGATGATCGTCACCGAGCCGCTGCCCGCCGCCCTCTGGGAGACGCTCGGCTGGGAGGGCCGCGAAATCCTCGGCGACCTGGCCCACACCGGCCCGCACGCCACACGCACCGCCGACGATCGCATCGCGCTGGGTGGCCGCGGCGTGCCGTACCGCTACGGTTCGCGCACCGACGACGACGGGCGCACCCGGCCCGCGACCGTCGAGGCGCTGCGCGGACACCTCGTCCGCCTCTTCCCCGCCACCGCGGGGGCCGCCGTCGACCACGCCTGGTCGGGCGTGACCGGCGCCGCGCGCGACTGGTGCGCGTCGGTCGGCCTGGACCGCTCCACCGGCCTCGGCTGGGCGGGCGGTTACGTCGACTCCGGCGTCACCACCGCCAACCTCGCCGCCCGCACCCTGCGCGACCTGATCCAGCAGGACTCCGGCCAGGCGGGCCCGACCGGCCTGACCGCGCTGCCGTGGGTGAACCACCGCGTCCGCCGCTGGGAGCCCGAACCGCTGCGCTGGCTCACCGTCCACGGAGCGGACGCGGCCCGGCGCGCCGCCGACCGCCGGGAGACCGCCACCTCACGCGCGGACTCGGACCCGCTGGCGCGGGTGGCGGACCGGATCGCGGGGGTGCGCTGA
- a CDS encoding rhomboid-like protein has product MERNRPAAAVASAAGRWIARAPGTYVWLTVLLVTTHLLGPLLPAAEEYVRLPAPTGLDALADRPFRIFLAGLLWLPQGGHWVLCAVLFTLFHAPAEHWLGTLRWCAAVAAAYVPAGLLAETALLWAARHGHAPPSATNSLVYASDQGLAGVAAVLTYRLPRVWRYAYAFGVLVFCGVPLGAGPDVTDLARFTAALAGLACYPLTRRAPETGRAPAQ; this is encoded by the coding sequence ATGGAGCGAAACCGCCCGGCAGCAGCCGTCGCCTCCGCGGCCGGCCGCTGGATCGCCCGAGCCCCGGGCACGTACGTCTGGCTGACGGTCCTCCTCGTCACCACCCACCTGCTGGGCCCGCTGCTCCCGGCCGCCGAGGAGTACGTCCGGCTGCCCGCGCCCACCGGCCTCGACGCCCTCGCCGACCGGCCGTTCCGCATCTTCCTCGCCGGCCTGCTGTGGCTGCCGCAGGGCGGCCACTGGGTGCTCTGCGCGGTGCTGTTCACCCTCTTCCACGCACCCGCCGAACACTGGCTGGGGACCCTGCGGTGGTGCGCCGCGGTCGCCGCCGCGTACGTGCCCGCCGGACTGCTCGCCGAGACCGCCCTGCTCTGGGCCGCACGCCACGGCCACGCACCCCCCTCGGCCACCAACTCCCTGGTGTACGCCTCCGATCAAGGCCTCGCGGGCGTCGCCGCGGTGCTCACCTACCGGCTGCCGCGCGTCTGGCGGTACGCGTACGCCTTCGGGGTCCTCGTCTTCTGCGGGGTGCCGCTGGGCGCCGGCCCCGACGTCACCGACCTCGCCCGCTTCACGGCGGCCCTCGCCGGCCTGGCCTGCTACCCGCTGACCCGGCGGGCCCCCGAGACGGGACGGGCCCCGGCGCAGTAA
- a CDS encoding aminoglycoside phosphotransferase family protein: MIDIPEELIATQTMFRGAAGKAFTDALPGLAARYLREWGLRTDGAPMYGMCALVLPVVREADGLPGALKLQLLDEESAGEAWALRVWGEAGAGTVALLRHDPETGAMLLERLDESRPLSAVPDAREAVGVLAEVLARLVAVPAPQGLRTLGEMVARMLEETPRALAVLADERERRLVADCAAAVREVAGEPGDRLLHWDLHYDNVLAGRAGTDRAHAWVALDPKPLAGDPGFELFPALDNRFDPAEILWRFDALSEALGPACDRERARAWTLGRVLQNVLWHSREGTHTLAPDHAEIARRLLGRS; encoded by the coding sequence GTGATCGACATCCCCGAAGAGCTGATCGCCACCCAGACCATGTTCCGGGGGGCCGCCGGAAAGGCGTTCACCGATGCTCTCCCCGGGCTCGCCGCCCGCTACCTGCGGGAGTGGGGGCTGCGGACCGACGGGGCGCCGATGTACGGGATGTGTGCCCTGGTCCTGCCGGTCGTCCGGGAGGCGGACGGCCTCCCGGGCGCGCTCAAACTCCAGTTGCTGGACGAGGAGTCGGCGGGGGAGGCGTGGGCACTGCGGGTGTGGGGCGAGGCGGGGGCCGGGACGGTCGCGCTGCTCCGCCACGACCCGGAGACCGGCGCGATGCTGCTGGAGCGCCTGGACGAGAGCCGTCCGCTCTCGGCGGTGCCCGACGCCCGGGAGGCGGTGGGCGTCCTCGCCGAGGTGCTGGCCCGGCTGGTGGCGGTTCCCGCGCCGCAGGGGCTGCGCACGCTGGGGGAGATGGTCGCGCGGATGCTGGAGGAGACGCCCCGGGCGCTCGCGGTCCTCGCCGACGAGCGGGAGCGGCGGCTGGTCGCGGACTGCGCGGCCGCGGTGCGGGAGGTGGCCGGCGAGCCGGGCGACCGGCTGCTCCACTGGGACCTGCACTACGACAACGTGCTGGCCGGCCGCGCCGGCACGGACCGCGCCCACGCGTGGGTCGCCCTGGACCCGAAGCCGCTCGCGGGCGACCCGGGGTTCGAGCTCTTCCCCGCTCTCGACAACCGCTTCGACCCGGCGGAGATCCTCTGGCGTTTCGACGCCCTCAGCGAGGCGCTCGGCCCCGCCTGCGACCGGGAGCGGGCGCGCGCCTGGACCCTGGGCCGGGTCCTGCAGAACGTGCTGTGGCACAGCAGGGAGGGCACGCACACCCTCGCCCCGGACCATGCCGAGATCGCCCGGCGGTTGCTGGGCCGGTCGTAG
- a CDS encoding TIM-barrel domain-containing protein: MSRGGSPRRARRRVGAVAALAVAASTTLTGTATATATESHGARIPTVTSGNARFEILSPTLVRTEYAGDGAFTDAPTFNAIGRDGFTPTAYTARTEDGWLTVRTSAMTLRYRVGSGPFDAENLSVRLDAGERPVTAAPWQRLVCALGALCEAEDLRLEGLGTASDHRDHTGAAFAAGFEATGSSVAADIDVKAAGSYRFALKYANSTGGDGKTETRTLSLSVDGGAPRKVELPATANWDTWAEATAQVELGAGQHTVALTRTAADSGSVNLDSVALLRADDDTYPSATTTAIKDCRFGTSCEAESARIAGTATGALDHPGYAGHGFVAELNQHASLTTHLVGVPADGVYTLRVRYANGQGGDGLHRTRTASVTSTGTDVTSGGRDLTSTGPDVTSAGPDSAPGSTATLELPATKDWNDWQEAAVPVSLRAGANDITLGCPDPASCHVNADTLSVASPESAAPQPHLALGGYRRGLDGVSGQGNDPVTTPGLLSRDGWYLLDDTPSALYDPESKKVRPRPARGGAPYQDGYLFGYGHDYKRGLTDLATLTGPPALLPTWAYGVWYSEYIDRTAADYQDEILPAFRAEGVPLDVLVTDTDFKAGDTWRGWEIDPAKFPDAKGFFDWSEAQGLHNTLNTHPSIQGSDPQFARAQATARGKLVKGGCRADCYVFDFGDADQLRAYMDLHRTMDEQGVDFWWLDWCCDASQSSLAGVTPDAWINQQYADDSARAVGRGFVLSRAYGSLQAGGYSGQQALPTGPWADKRSTVHFTGDTASTWGTLRFEVGYTPGESAATGMASITHDIGGHNDTTGLPGAEEGTHKLPDDLYARWVQFGTFQPVDRLHSNHSDRLPWQYGPAARKSADAFLNLRENLVPYTYTLAEEANRTGVPIVRPAYLEYPEEQAAYAAAGSEYFYGSDVLVAPVTTPGESATTPVWFPPGRWTDYFTGATYTGGEGGTTRDVTTTLDTMPVFIRSGGIMPTRSENVTDNARNPLTDVTLSVAAGASGSYTLYEDDGTTATGKVRSATTAVSYREKGSLRTVTVAGTKGSYDGQVKNRRWTLSLLGTTHAPTEVTARGKRLARDAYTWDEATGVLTVTLPKQSVRTPAVVTVR, encoded by the coding sequence ATGAGCCGGGGCGGCAGCCCACGGCGTGCGCGCCGGAGAGTGGGTGCCGTCGCCGCGCTGGCCGTGGCCGCGTCGACGACCCTGACCGGTACCGCCACCGCCACCGCCACCGAGAGCCACGGCGCCAGGATCCCGACGGTCACCTCCGGGAACGCCCGCTTCGAGATCCTCTCGCCGACGCTCGTCCGTACCGAGTACGCCGGCGACGGCGCCTTCACCGACGCCCCCACCTTCAACGCGATCGGGCGCGACGGGTTCACCCCGACCGCCTACACCGCGCGGACGGAGGACGGGTGGCTGACCGTCCGGACGAGCGCCATGACCCTGCGCTACCGGGTCGGCTCCGGGCCGTTCGACGCGGAGAACCTCTCCGTCCGGCTCGACGCGGGCGAGCGGCCGGTGACCGCAGCCCCCTGGCAGCGGCTCGTCTGCGCGCTGGGCGCGCTCTGCGAGGCGGAGGATCTCCGGCTCGAAGGGCTCGGGACGGCGTCCGACCACCGCGACCACACCGGCGCCGCCTTCGCCGCCGGCTTCGAGGCCACCGGCAGTTCGGTCGCCGCTGACATCGATGTCAAGGCAGCCGGGAGCTACCGCTTCGCCCTGAAGTACGCCAACTCCACCGGCGGCGACGGCAAGACGGAGACCCGCACCCTCTCGCTCTCCGTGGACGGCGGTGCGCCGCGGAAGGTGGAGCTCCCCGCCACCGCGAACTGGGACACCTGGGCCGAGGCCACCGCCCAGGTGGAGCTGGGCGCGGGGCAGCACACCGTCGCGCTGACCCGGACCGCCGCGGACTCCGGCTCGGTGAACCTCGACAGCGTCGCCCTGCTCCGCGCGGACGACGACACCTACCCCTCCGCCACCACCACCGCCATCAAGGACTGCCGTTTCGGGACGAGTTGCGAGGCGGAGTCCGCCCGGATCGCCGGCACGGCCACCGGTGCACTGGACCACCCGGGGTACGCGGGCCACGGCTTCGTCGCCGAGCTCAACCAGCACGCGAGCCTGACCACGCACCTGGTCGGCGTCCCCGCCGACGGCGTCTACACGCTCCGGGTGCGGTACGCCAACGGGCAGGGCGGCGACGGCCTGCACCGGACGCGCACCGCCTCCGTGACGAGCACCGGCACGGACGTGACGAGCGGCGGCAGGGACCTGACGAGCACCGGCCCGGACGTGACGAGCGCCGGCCCGGACTCCGCCCCCGGCTCCACCGCCACCCTGGAGCTGCCCGCCACGAAGGACTGGAACGACTGGCAGGAGGCGGCGGTCCCGGTCAGCCTCCGGGCGGGCGCCAACGACATCACCCTGGGCTGCCCCGACCCGGCCAGCTGCCACGTCAACGCCGACACCCTCTCCGTGGCCTCCCCGGAGTCGGCCGCCCCGCAGCCGCACCTCGCGCTCGGCGGGTACCGCCGTGGTCTGGACGGCGTCTCCGGCCAGGGCAACGACCCCGTCACCACGCCGGGCCTGCTCAGCCGGGACGGCTGGTACCTCCTCGACGACACCCCGTCCGCCCTGTACGACCCGGAGTCGAAGAAGGTCCGCCCCCGTCCCGCCCGGGGCGGTGCTCCCTACCAGGACGGTTACCTCTTCGGGTACGGCCACGACTACAAGCGGGGCCTCACCGACCTGGCCACCCTGACCGGACCGCCCGCCCTGCTGCCCACCTGGGCCTACGGCGTCTGGTACTCCGAGTACATCGACCGGACGGCCGCCGACTACCAGGACGAGATCCTGCCCGCCTTCCGCGCGGAGGGGGTCCCGCTCGACGTCCTGGTGACCGACACCGACTTCAAGGCCGGTGACACCTGGCGCGGTTGGGAGATCGACCCGGCCAAGTTCCCTGACGCGAAGGGCTTCTTCGACTGGTCCGAGGCGCAGGGACTGCACAACACGCTCAACACGCACCCGAGCATCCAGGGCTCCGACCCCCAGTTCGCGCGGGCCCAGGCGACCGCCAGGGGCAAGCTGGTCAAGGGCGGTTGCCGTGCCGACTGCTACGTCTTCGACTTCGGTGACGCGGACCAGCTCAGGGCGTACATGGATCTGCACCGGACCATGGACGAGCAGGGCGTCGACTTCTGGTGGCTCGACTGGTGCTGCGACGCCTCGCAGTCCTCGCTCGCCGGCGTGACCCCGGACGCGTGGATCAACCAGCAGTACGCCGACGACTCCGCCCGGGCCGTCGGCCGGGGCTTCGTCCTCTCCCGTGCCTACGGCTCGCTCCAGGCCGGCGGGTACAGCGGCCAGCAGGCCCTGCCGACCGGCCCCTGGGCCGACAAGCGCTCCACCGTCCACTTCACCGGCGACACCGCCTCCACCTGGGGCACCCTGCGCTTCGAGGTCGGCTACACCCCGGGTGAGTCCGCGGCGACCGGCATGGCGTCGATCACCCACGACATCGGCGGCCACAACGACACGACGGGTCTGCCCGGTGCGGAGGAGGGCACCCACAAGCTCCCCGACGACCTGTACGCCCGGTGGGTTCAGTTCGGCACCTTCCAGCCCGTCGACCGCCTGCACAGCAACCACAGCGACCGGCTGCCGTGGCAGTACGGCCCCGCGGCCCGGAAGTCCGCCGACGCCTTCCTCAACCTCCGCGAGAACCTGGTGCCGTACACCTACACCCTCGCCGAGGAGGCGAACCGGACCGGCGTACCGATCGTCCGCCCCGCCTACCTGGAGTACCCCGAGGAGCAGGCGGCGTACGCGGCCGCCGGCAGCGAGTACTTCTACGGCTCCGACGTCCTGGTCGCCCCGGTGACCACCCCCGGTGAGTCCGCCACCACCCCGGTCTGGTTCCCGCCGGGCCGGTGGACCGACTACTTCACCGGCGCGACCTACACGGGCGGGGAGGGCGGCACCACGCGGGACGTCACCACCACCCTCGACACGATGCCCGTCTTCATCAGGTCCGGCGGCATCATGCCGACCCGCAGCGAGAACGTCACCGACAACGCCCGCAATCCGCTGACCGACGTCACCCTCTCCGTCGCCGCCGGCGCCTCCGGTTCGTACACGCTGTACGAGGACGACGGCACCACGGCGACGGGGAAGGTCCGGAGCGCCACGACGGCCGTCTCCTACCGGGAGAAGGGCTCGCTCAGGACCGTGACCGTCGCCGGGACCAAGGGCTCCTACGACGGCCAGGTGAAGAACCGCCGCTGGACCCTCTCCCTCCTGGGCACCACCCACGCCCCCACCGAGGTGACCGCACGCGGCAAGCGGCTCGCCCGCGACGCGTACACCTGGGACGAGGCGACCGGCGTGCTCACCGTCACGCTCCCGAAGCAGTCGGTGCGCACACCGGCCGTGGTGACCGTGCGGTAG
- a CDS encoding GNAT family N-acetyltransferase, with translation MIRTATAADVPALHAMVRELAAYEKALDEVRATEAQLHEALFGERPAAYAHVAVSDEDGETVGFALWFLNFSTWRGVHGIYLEDLYVRPERRGGGHGKALLTELARICVDRGYGRLEWSVLDWNTPSIAFYESLGARPQDEWTVYRLTDDALGRLGGVR, from the coding sequence ATGATTCGTACCGCCACCGCAGCAGACGTCCCCGCCCTCCACGCCATGGTCCGTGAGCTGGCCGCGTACGAGAAGGCGCTCGACGAGGTGCGGGCCACCGAGGCCCAGTTGCACGAGGCCCTCTTCGGTGAGCGGCCCGCCGCCTACGCCCACGTCGCCGTCTCCGACGAGGACGGCGAGACCGTCGGCTTCGCGCTGTGGTTCCTCAACTTCTCCACCTGGCGCGGTGTCCACGGCATCTACCTCGAAGACCTCTACGTGCGCCCCGAGCGCCGCGGCGGCGGCCACGGCAAGGCCCTGCTGACCGAGCTCGCCCGGATCTGCGTGGACCGGGGGTACGGCCGCCTGGAGTGGTCGGTGCTCGACTGGAACACCCCCTCCATCGCCTTCTACGAGTCCCTCGGCGCCCGCCCGCAGGACGAGTGGACCGTCTACCGGCTCACCGACGACGCGCTGGGGCGGCTGGGCGGCGTGCGGTAG